The proteins below come from a single Zhouia spongiae genomic window:
- a CDS encoding aminoacyl--tRNA ligase-related protein: MVKKNVVKFKTPLSVEYYEELYRRVFFISSEILEFEILIENENIVGLEISSENTPNIRKISNNINKVVENEISTQKILNSNKIWENKEDREYHEDVFDNLKRNKVITIGGEGQVGFGEPLIKLMDYLDARIMKIIGDLFKAEEFRYPTLIPTKVIEKCGCLDSFPQLLMFVSSLHNDLENYEKFNFEFKKEHKTNHYVKNHLGNVDYCLPPTMCYHTYHQFKDSIFTNGFNKVITSKGKSFRHESRYQKTIERLWDFTIREIVFLGNQDFVTDCRQKLMKASFSLMEDLGLNGHAEIANDPFFASPEAVLKTFNQRLQTLKFELRINLNKKNTISVASFNYHENFFSKNFNIKYDNEDYIVTGCAGFGLERLMFAYIVQHGVDESNWPIKL, translated from the coding sequence ATGGTGAAGAAAAATGTGGTGAAATTCAAAACACCTCTGAGTGTTGAATATTATGAAGAATTATATCGTAGAGTATTTTTTATATCATCAGAGATTTTAGAATTTGAAATTTTAATTGAAAATGAAAATATTGTAGGATTAGAAATATCCTCAGAAAACACCCCTAATATTCGTAAAATATCTAATAACATCAATAAGGTAGTTGAAAATGAAATTTCAACCCAAAAAATATTAAATTCCAATAAAATATGGGAAAATAAAGAAGACCGAGAATATCATGAGGATGTTTTTGATAATTTGAAACGAAATAAAGTGATTACGATTGGTGGTGAAGGGCAGGTTGGTTTTGGTGAACCACTTATAAAACTAATGGATTATTTGGATGCTCGTATCATGAAAATCATTGGTGATTTATTCAAAGCAGAGGAGTTCAGATACCCCACTTTAATCCCAACTAAGGTTATAGAAAAATGTGGATGTTTAGATTCTTTTCCGCAATTATTAATGTTTGTTTCAAGCTTGCATAATGATTTGGAAAATTATGAAAAATTTAATTTTGAATTTAAAAAAGAACATAAGACAAATCACTATGTCAAAAATCATTTAGGTAATGTCGATTATTGTCTCCCTCCAACAATGTGTTACCATACATATCATCAATTTAAAGATTCAATTTTTACTAATGGTTTTAATAAGGTGATAACTTCCAAGGGTAAATCATTTCGCCATGAATCCAGATATCAAAAGACCATTGAACGACTTTGGGATTTTACTATTAGAGAAATAGTATTTTTGGGTAATCAAGATTTTGTAACCGATTGTAGGCAGAAATTGATGAAAGCCTCTTTTTCTTTGATGGAGGATTTGGGTCTCAATGGACATGCAGAAATAGCAAATGATCCATTTTTTGCAAGTCCTGAAGCAGTTTTAAAAACATTTAATCAGAGGCTTCAGACCTTGAAGTTTGAATTAAGAATAAATTTAAATAAAAAAAATACCATATCAGTGGCATCATTTAATTATCATGAAAATTTCTTTAGTAAGAATTTTAATATAAAATATGATAATGAAGATTATATAGTTACAGGTTGTGCTGGTTTTGGATTAGAGCGATTAATGTTCGCCTACATAGTCCAACATGGGGTTGATGAATCAAATTGGCCAAT
- a CDS encoding acyl carrier protein: MDYIKKTIKDFFYEFIEDIELGDEEDYFESGIVNSLFAMQLVLFIEKTFKLQLTGEDLDIKKMNTINAVVELVNKKLEKVGQE; encoded by the coding sequence ATGGATTATATTAAAAAAACAATTAAAGATTTTTTCTATGAATTTATTGAAGATATTGAACTTGGCGACGAGGAAGATTATTTTGAATCAGGTATAGTTAACTCATTATTTGCAATGCAACTTGTACTGTTTATTGAAAAGACCTTTAAGCTCCAGCTTACTGGAGAGGATTTGGATATAAAAAAAATGAATACTATTAATGCTGTTGTTGAGTTGGTAAATAAAAAACTAGAAAAAGTAGGACAGGAATAA
- a CDS encoding 3-hydroxyacyl-CoA dehydrogenase family protein, protein MENKNRFKVVGVIGAGTIGIGVAQNLAQKNISVVLLDITEVKLKEAKARIQQNVRLYSIYSKEKNKIDVNEVLNFIKFTTNYQELENVDYIIENVTENWEIKKQVYSKINSICTESTVFAANTSCISITKIAHIVDNPERVIGVHFMNPVPLKDSVEVIKGVLTNDKTISVTNDLLSKMKKDSIVINDMPGFVSNRLMTFMINEAAFLVQENVASASDIDNILKNSYAQTMGPLETADLIGIDTILHSMEVLYDSFKDGKYRPCPLLYKMTQAGMLGRKSGQGFYKYNTNF, encoded by the coding sequence ATGGAGAATAAGAATAGATTTAAAGTTGTTGGTGTGATCGGAGCCGGTACTATAGGAATTGGCGTTGCACAAAATCTGGCTCAAAAAAATATTTCAGTTGTTTTACTGGATATAACAGAGGTTAAATTAAAGGAAGCTAAAGCAAGAATCCAGCAAAATGTAAGGCTATATTCTATTTATAGTAAAGAGAAGAATAAAATTGATGTTAATGAGGTATTGAATTTTATTAAGTTCACTACTAACTATCAAGAGTTAGAGAATGTAGACTATATAATAGAAAATGTTACTGAAAATTGGGAAATAAAAAAACAAGTCTATAGTAAAATCAATTCAATTTGTACAGAATCAACAGTTTTCGCTGCAAATACATCCTGTATTTCAATCACAAAAATAGCCCATATTGTTGACAACCCGGAACGAGTAATCGGTGTTCATTTTATGAATCCAGTCCCATTAAAAGATTCAGTGGAGGTGATTAAAGGTGTCCTAACTAATGATAAAACAATTTCAGTTACAAATGATTTGTTAAGTAAGATGAAGAAAGATTCTATAGTTATAAATGATATGCCAGGATTTGTATCCAATCGTTTAATGACGTTTATGATTAATGAAGCAGCTTTTTTGGTTCAAGAGAATGTTGCATCAGCATCAGATATAGATAATATTTTGAAAAATAGCTACGCCCAAACCATGGGACCTTTAGAAACTGCTGATTTAATAGGAATTGATACAATATTGCACTCTATGGAGGTATTGTATGATAGTTTTAAAGATGGAAAATATAGGCCATGTCCATTATTATATAAAATGACGCAAGCAGGGATGCTTGGGAGAAAAAGTGGTCAAGGATTCTATAAATACAATACTAATTTTTAA
- a CDS encoding non-ribosomal peptide synthetase, translated as MDMDVIKLVEYLIKLNVSLSVENEELLIEADKKIITDKILDEIRNNKQGIITLLKSKYRPLSFAQERLWFIDQYENNSSYNVVQAIKLVGNLDIKVLEATFLEIIKRHEVLRTNIITINNEPRQIIQDEIKFKLNVIDHSYLNHDKANEIIHGQIKLESEKPFDLTYDSLIRVILYKINQEEYILFLNQHHIISDGWSFYVLFKEISVLYKAFIEQKPSPLPELEIQYSDYSVWQRNHIQGETLQKQLEYWKVKLNNTQLIELPIDNQRPKEQTFNGRNLPLNINRELTDQLNLFSKDNDVTLYMTLLAIFKVLLYKYTGQEDICVGSPIANRTKSEIEPLIGFFVNTLALRSNLNDQITFKEFVKNVKRTTLEAYDNQDVPFEKVVDTVLSERNISYSPLVQVMIVLQNNPVSELSLGDLTLKPLALERVISKFDLTIDLTETIGGLAGMIEYNTDLFDRNSIERMIRHFQELIQSIISNPNLRISELDILPEHETKQLIFDRNDTFVEYPKEKCIHQLFEEQVLKTPYNIALTFKEEVLTYKELNERANKLSYYLCNKGVKVEDFVGICVDRSLEMIIGILGILKAGGAYVPIDPTFPQERISYMIEDANCEIVLSQKHIKLPQFDSKILYLDSDWDRIDKEPIDNINSKVIGNNLAYVIYTSGSTGKPKGTLINHYSVYRIAKSLNYIEISRNDNILQLSNYAFDGSVFDIYAALLNGSTLVLLEKEIVMDVKQLTDYIISKDISVLFVTTALFNSIIDYNVEALKSIRKILFGGELVSNRHVNDAYNILGSGKIIHVYGPTESTVFTCFHEVSNTYENTVPIGKPLDNTELYILDKNRNLVPSGVAGELYISGDGLAREYLNQPELTAKRFIKNPFKDDTNQRLYKTGDLVKYNSDGNIEFISRIDNQVKVRGFRVELNEIESNLLNHSNVEIAIVRSLNSKVTKINEIVAYIKFHNHRNNNDIITGKRVEDWVSLYDDTYSKIESKNKNEFIGWNSSFTGLPIGKNEMLEWLENTIDLIKQFKPSTILEIGSGTGLLLFELVPDLKKYYGIDNSKESINYLNEIINSEIDIYGNVELFLRGADEIHNLNVNDVDTIIINSVTQYFPNLNYFEKVLVDSMEKIPGKGFIIVGDIRNYQLMEDFFRSTELYKIDEGQSVNTLKERIKNEMRNEKELIIDPQYFVYLQKRFPRVSHVDIRYKQGKYQTEMNKYRYNVILHINNDFVKEVDKRFDWSVENELYEKLDKVLQDENIDVVSLENVPNYFLEEDEVLSQLIEEEGATLNEIKSQIRNEPVEGYKPLLEICVDNYRKEVVWNENKYLCNVLFINKKIDGRVVINKSEQFGNMKVREYSNDTIKRDSIIENINEIRKYLERKLPAFMIPSHFVSIENIPLTLNGKIDDNLLPEIGKERIETENIYVAPRTNIEQKLTKIWQDLLGVSKIGIFDNFFELGGHSLIATQLISKIRDEINVELPLKLIFQKPILMDFAKTIANSKSAVGISRVTAIPRVQHLPLSFAQERLWFIDQYSDNSAYNMPGAAKLVGRLDFKILEKTFTEIIRRHEVLRTNIITINNLPFQKINKESKFELKIIDFSNKSEKKATKSILKRIQLNSQKHFDLVNDSLIDIELYKLEKDNHVLFLNKHHIISDGWSISVLYKEISILYNAYNENKSSPLPDLEIQYADYAVWQRNYIDGDILTKQSEYWKNQLSGLPTLKLPINKSRPIEQTYNGANVYFQLNKSISEKLYAFSKDNDVTLFMTLLSLFKVLLYKYTGQSDICVGSPIANRTRIEIEPLIGFFVNTLALRTNLNDDFSFLNFVEQIKNVTLDAYSNQDIPFEKVVEITQPNRNLAYSPLFQVMMILQNNPVSELSLGELSLKPLNFEQIVSRFDLTLEFTETQKGLYGRIEYNTDLFDRHSIDRMIKHYKILIDTIILNPNIKISDIELLTSSERQQLLFDWNDTQVDYPKEKCIHQLFEEQSEKTPDNVAVVFEGDSLTYRELNERSNQLAYYLQSKGVKAESLVGICVERSLEMIVGLLGILKAGGAYVPIDPTYPEERISYMFKDTNCAIVLTQEQIELPKTNSEIIYLDSEWEKIAKAPRTNIETGVKGDNLAYVIYTSGSTGNPKGVMVEHRNTFSLLKWAQKLYSKQELAGTLASTSIAFDLSIFELYLPLSIGCSIILEKNILSVTESINKQKITFINTVPSGIKYLLDQKEIPSTVKTINLAGEYLSKKIVNELYEQGGNIKVYDLYGPSEDTTYTTYSLRTLDGCETIGQPIENTKVYILDKTQKSVPIGVVGELCISGNGLARGYLNQPDLTRKKFIKDPFSKDPNSRLYKTGDLARYLPDGNIEFIGRLDDQVKIRGFRIELGEIESVLNQQDQVSSSVVLAKEDATGNKQLVGYVVPSQDVDASQGLKIEKLREALSKTLPDYMVPSLFVSLEAMPLTSNGKIDKKALPDPQGNLQMTNEYVPPKTEIEKNLAIIWQELLGVEKVGINDNFFELGGHSLLATQIISSIKYTFNKDIPLKAIFENSILYKLALSIEKDYEACENIRINKVEKVNIGQSNPKSNKIDI; from the coding sequence ATGGATATGGATGTTATTAAGTTAGTAGAATACTTGATTAAATTAAATGTTTCGTTAAGTGTTGAAAATGAAGAATTATTAATTGAAGCAGATAAAAAAATAATTACTGATAAAATACTAGATGAAATACGGAATAATAAACAAGGAATCATCACTCTTTTAAAAAGTAAATATAGACCATTATCGTTCGCCCAAGAACGTCTATGGTTTATAGATCAATATGAGAATAATTCCAGTTACAATGTTGTTCAGGCAATAAAATTAGTAGGGAATCTTGATATTAAAGTTCTGGAAGCAACATTTTTAGAAATTATTAAAAGGCATGAGGTTTTAAGAACTAATATTATAACTATTAATAATGAGCCAAGACAAATTATTCAAGATGAAATTAAGTTTAAACTTAATGTAATTGATCACAGTTATTTAAATCATGATAAAGCTAATGAAATAATTCATGGACAAATCAAATTGGAATCAGAAAAGCCTTTTGATTTGACATATGATAGTTTAATAAGAGTAATTCTTTATAAAATTAATCAAGAAGAGTATATTCTGTTTTTAAACCAACATCACATAATATCTGATGGATGGTCATTTTATGTTTTATTTAAAGAAATTTCGGTTTTATATAAAGCATTTATTGAACAAAAACCTTCTCCATTACCTGAATTGGAAATTCAGTATTCCGATTATTCCGTATGGCAAAGAAATCATATTCAAGGTGAGACATTACAAAAACAATTAGAATATTGGAAGGTTAAATTGAATAATACCCAATTAATAGAATTACCTATCGACAATCAGCGCCCGAAAGAACAAACATTTAATGGAAGAAATCTCCCTTTAAATATTAATAGGGAACTAACTGATCAATTAAATTTATTTAGTAAGGATAATGATGTTACACTTTACATGACCTTATTAGCCATATTTAAAGTTCTCTTATACAAGTATACTGGGCAAGAAGATATTTGCGTGGGTTCACCAATAGCAAACAGGACTAAAAGTGAAATAGAACCTTTAATTGGCTTTTTTGTTAATACTCTTGCCTTGCGAAGTAATCTAAATGACCAAATTACATTTAAAGAATTTGTTAAAAATGTAAAACGAACCACTCTAGAGGCATATGATAATCAAGATGTGCCATTTGAGAAAGTTGTAGATACTGTATTGTCGGAAAGAAATATATCATATTCTCCCTTGGTACAGGTAATGATTGTTTTACAAAACAATCCTGTAAGTGAACTATCTCTTGGTGACTTGACTTTAAAACCTTTGGCTCTTGAACGGGTTATTTCAAAATTTGATTTAACCATAGATTTAACGGAAACAATTGGAGGATTGGCAGGTATGATTGAGTATAATACTGATTTATTCGATAGAAATAGTATAGAAAGAATGATACGGCATTTTCAGGAACTAATTCAATCTATAATTTCTAATCCAAATTTGAGAATTTCTGAACTAGACATACTACCAGAGCATGAAACTAAACAGTTAATATTCGACCGGAATGATACATTTGTAGAATATCCTAAGGAAAAATGTATACATCAACTTTTCGAAGAACAGGTTTTAAAGACGCCATACAATATAGCACTTACCTTTAAAGAGGAAGTATTAACTTATAAAGAATTAAATGAAAGGGCTAATAAATTAAGTTATTATTTATGTAATAAAGGGGTTAAAGTAGAGGATTTTGTAGGAATTTGTGTTGACCGTTCTTTGGAGATGATAATAGGAATTCTTGGAATTCTAAAAGCTGGAGGGGCTTATGTCCCAATTGACCCTACTTTTCCACAGGAAAGAATTTCATACATGATTGAAGATGCAAATTGTGAAATAGTTTTAAGTCAAAAGCATATAAAATTACCTCAATTTGATTCAAAAATATTATATCTCGATTCAGATTGGGATAGAATAGATAAAGAGCCAATTGATAATATAAATTCTAAGGTAATCGGTAATAATTTAGCATATGTGATATATACTTCAGGTTCAACAGGAAAGCCTAAAGGAACCTTAATTAATCATTATAGCGTTTATCGAATAGCAAAGAGTCTAAATTACATTGAGATATCCAGGAATGATAATATTCTTCAATTATCAAATTATGCATTCGATGGTTCAGTATTTGATATATATGCAGCATTATTAAACGGATCGACATTAGTATTATTAGAAAAGGAAATAGTAATGGACGTTAAACAACTAACCGACTACATTATTTCCAAAGATATTAGTGTATTATTCGTTACCACTGCTCTATTTAATTCAATAATTGATTATAATGTAGAAGCTTTAAAAAGTATAAGAAAAATATTATTTGGAGGTGAATTGGTTTCCAATAGACATGTGAATGATGCTTACAACATTCTTGGAAGTGGTAAAATTATTCATGTATATGGGCCAACCGAGTCAACAGTTTTTACATGTTTTCATGAAGTATCAAACACATATGAAAATACAGTACCAATTGGAAAACCTCTTGACAATACAGAATTGTATATTCTAGATAAAAACCGGAACCTTGTGCCTTCAGGAGTTGCTGGTGAATTATATATTTCAGGAGATGGCTTAGCTCGTGAGTATTTAAATCAGCCTGAACTAACCGCCAAGCGATTTATAAAAAATCCTTTTAAAGATGACACCAATCAGAGATTGTATAAAACTGGAGATTTGGTAAAATACAACTCCGATGGTAATATTGAATTTATAAGTAGGATAGATAATCAAGTAAAGGTTCGTGGTTTTAGAGTTGAGCTCAATGAAATTGAATCCAATCTTTTAAATCATTCAAATGTTGAAATAGCAATTGTAAGGTCCTTGAATAGTAAGGTTACAAAGATTAATGAAATAGTAGCCTATATTAAATTTCATAACCATCGCAATAATAATGATATAATTACAGGGAAAAGGGTAGAGGATTGGGTATCATTATATGATGATACATATTCAAAAATTGAATCTAAAAATAAAAACGAATTCATTGGTTGGAATAGTAGTTTCACAGGACTACCCATTGGGAAGAATGAAATGTTAGAATGGTTAGAAAATACCATAGATTTAATAAAGCAATTTAAGCCCTCTACAATATTAGAAATAGGAAGTGGAACTGGTTTACTATTATTTGAATTGGTGCCAGATTTAAAAAAGTATTATGGTATAGATAATTCAAAAGAATCTATAAACTATTTAAATGAAATTATTAATTCCGAAATCGATATATACGGAAATGTAGAATTGTTTTTAAGAGGAGCAGATGAAATCCATAACCTCAATGTAAATGATGTGGATACTATCATTATAAATTCTGTAACTCAATACTTTCCAAATCTTAATTACTTTGAAAAGGTTTTGGTTGATAGCATGGAAAAAATTCCGGGTAAGGGATTCATCATAGTTGGAGATATAAGAAATTATCAATTAATGGAAGATTTTTTCAGATCGACGGAATTGTATAAAATAGACGAAGGACAATCTGTTAACACTCTGAAAGAAAGAATAAAAAACGAAATGAGGAATGAAAAAGAATTAATAATTGATCCCCAATATTTCGTTTATTTACAAAAACGATTTCCAAGAGTTTCTCATGTAGATATAAGATATAAACAGGGAAAGTATCAAACAGAAATGAATAAGTATCGGTATAATGTAATTTTACATATTAATAATGATTTTGTAAAAGAAGTTGATAAGAGATTTGATTGGAGCGTGGAGAACGAATTATATGAAAAATTAGATAAAGTACTTCAAGATGAAAATATAGATGTTGTATCCTTGGAAAATGTCCCAAATTATTTTTTGGAAGAAGACGAAGTTTTATCTCAGCTTATTGAGGAAGAGGGAGCTACATTGAACGAAATCAAGAGTCAAATTAGGAATGAACCGGTTGAAGGTTACAAACCTCTATTAGAGATATGTGTTGATAATTATAGAAAGGAAGTTGTTTGGAATGAAAATAAATATCTGTGTAATGTTTTATTCATTAATAAAAAAATTGATGGTAGGGTTGTCATAAATAAATCCGAGCAATTTGGTAATATGAAGGTTCGTGAATATTCAAATGACACCATAAAAAGAGATTCTATTATTGAGAACATTAATGAAATCAGGAAGTATTTAGAAAGAAAATTACCTGCGTTCATGATCCCGTCTCATTTCGTGTCAATAGAAAATATACCATTAACCTTGAATGGGAAAATTGATGATAATTTATTACCAGAAATAGGTAAAGAGAGAATAGAAACTGAAAATATTTATGTGGCTCCCCGTACTAATATAGAGCAAAAACTTACCAAGATTTGGCAAGATTTATTAGGTGTTAGTAAAATTGGAATTTTTGATAACTTCTTTGAATTAGGTGGCCATTCTTTGATAGCTACACAGTTAATATCCAAAATTAGGGATGAAATTAATGTTGAATTACCTTTGAAATTAATATTTCAGAAACCAATATTAATGGATTTTGCTAAAACTATTGCTAATTCAAAATCTGCGGTAGGAATTTCTAGGGTTACGGCAATTCCAAGGGTACAACACTTACCTTTATCTTTTGCTCAAGAGCGTTTATGGTTTATAGACCAATATTCAGATAATTCAGCTTATAATATGCCTGGTGCAGCTAAATTAGTAGGAAGGCTTGATTTTAAAATTTTGGAAAAAACTTTTACTGAAATAATAAGAAGACATGAAGTTTTGAGAACTAATATTATTACAATAAACAATCTTCCTTTTCAAAAAATTAATAAAGAATCGAAATTTGAGCTTAAAATAATTGATTTTAGTAATAAATCCGAAAAAAAAGCTACTAAGAGTATTCTAAAAAGAATTCAATTAAATTCTCAGAAGCATTTTGATTTAGTTAATGATAGTTTAATTGATATTGAACTATATAAATTAGAAAAAGATAATCATGTATTGTTTCTCAATAAACACCATATCATTTCAGATGGGTGGTCAATTTCTGTATTATATAAAGAAATTTCAATTTTATATAATGCATACAATGAGAATAAATCATCTCCTTTACCTGATTTGGAAATTCAGTATGCAGATTATGCGGTTTGGCAAAGGAATTACATTGATGGTGATATTTTGACAAAACAATCGGAATATTGGAAAAATCAATTGTCCGGGTTGCCAACACTTAAATTACCAATTAATAAATCCAGACCTATTGAACAAACGTATAATGGAGCTAATGTTTATTTTCAGTTAAATAAATCCATTTCAGAAAAGCTCTATGCCTTTTCTAAGGATAATGATGTTACATTATTTATGACCCTGTTATCACTGTTTAAAGTATTATTATATAAGTATACTGGACAGAGTGATATTTGTGTAGGTTCGCCAATTGCGAACAGGACCAGAATAGAAATAGAGCCATTAATAGGATTTTTTGTGAATACACTTGCTTTAAGAACTAATTTGAATGATGATTTTAGTTTTTTAAATTTTGTTGAACAAATAAAAAATGTAACACTTGATGCCTATTCTAATCAAGATATTCCTTTTGAGAAAGTGGTTGAAATTACACAGCCCAATAGGAACTTGGCGTACTCTCCGTTATTTCAAGTAATGATGATCTTGCAGAATAATCCGGTAAGTGAACTTTCCCTCGGTGAATTAAGCCTGAAGCCTCTAAATTTTGAACAAATTGTTTCTAGATTTGATTTGACATTAGAATTTACTGAGACGCAAAAAGGTCTTTATGGAAGAATAGAATACAATACGGATCTTTTTGATAGACACAGTATTGATCGAATGATTAAACACTACAAAATTCTTATTGATACAATAATTCTTAATCCTAATATCAAAATATCAGACATAGAGTTACTGACTTCTTCAGAAAGGCAGCAGTTACTTTTTGATTGGAATGACACCCAAGTAGATTATCCTAAGGAAAAATGTATTCATCAATTATTTGAGGAGCAGTCAGAAAAGACCCCAGATAATGTGGCCGTAGTATTTGAAGGTGATTCTTTGACTTATCGAGAGTTAAATGAAAGGTCAAATCAGCTAGCGTATTATTTACAGAGTAAAGGCGTAAAGGCGGAAAGTTTAGTAGGTATTTGTGTAGAGCGTTCATTGGAAATGATAGTAGGATTGTTAGGAATACTAAAGGCAGGAGGCGCTTATGTACCTATTGACCCGACCTATCCAGAGGAGAGAATCTCTTACATGTTTAAAGACACGAATTGTGCTATAGTTTTAACACAAGAACAAATAGAGTTGCCAAAAACAAATTCAGAGATTATTTATCTTGATTCTGAATGGGAAAAGATAGCCAAAGCTCCTAGAACAAATATTGAAACAGGAGTTAAGGGAGATAACCTGGCATATGTTATATATACCTCGGGTTCAACAGGCAATCCCAAAGGAGTTATGGTAGAGCATAGGAATACATTTTCATTACTAAAATGGGCTCAGAAATTGTACTCCAAACAGGAATTGGCAGGCACATTAGCCTCGACTTCTATAGCTTTTGATTTATCAATTTTTGAACTTTATTTACCATTAAGTATAGGTTGTAGCATAATTCTTGAGAAGAATATATTATCCGTAACAGAATCAATTAATAAACAAAAAATAACTTTTATAAATACTGTTCCTTCAGGAATTAAATATCTTCTTGATCAAAAAGAGATACCTTCGACAGTAAAAACAATAAATTTAGCAGGTGAATATTTGAGTAAGAAGATAGTTAATGAGTTATACGAGCAGGGAGGAAATATTAAAGTTTATGATTTATATGGGCCATCAGAAGATACAACCTATACAACATATTCATTAAGAACACTTGATGGATGTGAAACTATAGGCCAGCCAATAGAGAACACAAAGGTCTACATTCTTGATAAAACCCAAAAGTCTGTTCCGATCGGAGTTGTTGGAGAGTTATGTATTTCGGGAAATGGATTAGCTCGAGGCTATTTGAATCAGCCTGATTTGACGCGTAAAAAATTCATAAAGGATCCATTTAGTAAAGATCCAAATTCAAGACTTTATAAGACGGGAGATTTGGCTAGATATTTACCAGATGGGAACATTGAGTTTATCGGTAGACTAGATGACCAAGTAAAAATCAGAGGTTTTAGGATAGAGTTGGGAGAGATTGAATCAGTGTTAAACCAACAAGATCAAGTAAGTTCGAGTGTTGTATTGGCCAAGGAAGATGCCACAGGAAATAAGCAATTGGTGGGGTATGTGGTTCCTTCCCAAGATGTGGATGCTAGTCAAGGTTTGAAGATCGAGAAACTAAGAGAAGCACTATCAAAGACTTTACCTGATTATATGGTTCCTTCGTTGTTTGTAAGCTTAGAGGCCATGCCTTTAACCTCAAATGGTAAGATTGATAAGAAAGCTTTACCGGATCCGCAAGGTAATCTTCAAATGACCAATGAATATGTTCCTCCCAAGACGGAAATAGAGAAGAATCTTGCTATAATTTGGCAAGAGTTATTAGGAGTTGAAAAGGTGGGAATTAATGATAATTTCTTTGAACTTGGTGGTCATTCATTACTCGCCACCCAAATTATATCATCTATTAAATATACCTTTAATAAAGATATACCATTGAAGGCAATTTTTGAAAATAGTATCCTGTATAAATTGGCATTATCAATTGAAAAGGATTATGAAGCATGTGAAAATATAAGAATAAATAAAGTTGAAAAAGTAAATATAGGACAAAGTAATCCTAAATCAAATAAAATTGATATATAG